A region from the Hypericibacter adhaerens genome encodes:
- a CDS encoding ABC transporter substrate-binding protein, whose protein sequence is MISLSRRILLQTAAAAVAIGLGAGAAKAEDTIKVGVLATLEGAFTVLGEDSMRGFELALQQHNGMAGGKKIVVVTGSSDASPDSAIAAARKLVEQDKVDILIGPLSGSEGLAVKDYAKTQPQVTFVNGTSAAQDTTLRNPAPNFFRFTTDGVQWQAGLGEYAFKDKGYKKVVSIAEDYDFPYSQVFGFMAEYCKAGGHVVDKFWVPIGTKDFSSIVASIPEDIDAIYVALGGADAVNFLTQYQDAGGDKPLVGGSITVDQTVLGSEGKRKDALIGTPSAGPIADNWDDPRWHKFVADYQKAFPKGFPSPSLFAHGYYVETEAVLTALDKVGGDLSGGQKKFRDTLAALEIDTPTGKVHLDKNRNGIADIFLTEVAVGSDGKLYNKVVRVIPQVPQTMGMDEAAFLALGPATRDNPSCP, encoded by the coding sequence ATGATCTCACTATCGAGACGGATCCTGCTGCAGACCGCGGCGGCGGCCGTGGCGATCGGCCTCGGGGCCGGCGCCGCCAAGGCCGAGGACACCATCAAGGTCGGCGTGCTGGCGACGCTGGAAGGCGCTTTCACGGTGCTGGGCGAAGACAGCATGCGCGGCTTCGAGCTCGCGCTGCAGCAGCATAACGGCATGGCCGGCGGCAAGAAGATCGTCGTGGTCACGGGCTCGTCGGACGCCTCGCCCGACAGCGCCATCGCCGCGGCGCGCAAGCTGGTCGAACAGGACAAGGTCGACATCCTGATCGGGCCGCTCTCGGGCTCCGAGGGCCTCGCCGTGAAGGACTACGCCAAGACCCAGCCGCAGGTGACCTTCGTCAACGGCACCTCGGCCGCGCAGGACACCACGCTCCGCAACCCGGCGCCGAACTTCTTCCGCTTCACCACCGACGGCGTGCAGTGGCAGGCGGGCCTCGGCGAATACGCCTTCAAGGACAAGGGCTACAAGAAGGTCGTGTCGATCGCCGAGGACTACGACTTCCCCTACTCGCAGGTCTTCGGCTTCATGGCCGAATACTGCAAGGCGGGCGGCCATGTCGTCGACAAGTTCTGGGTTCCGATCGGCACCAAGGACTTCTCCTCGATCGTCGCCTCGATCCCCGAGGATATCGATGCCATCTATGTGGCGCTGGGCGGCGCCGACGCCGTCAACTTCCTGACCCAGTACCAGGATGCCGGCGGCGACAAGCCGCTGGTCGGCGGCTCGATCACGGTCGACCAGACCGTGCTGGGCTCGGAAGGCAAGCGCAAGGACGCGCTCATCGGCACGCCCTCGGCCGGCCCGATCGCCGACAATTGGGACGATCCGCGCTGGCACAAGTTCGTGGCCGACTATCAGAAGGCGTTCCCGAAGGGCTTCCCCTCGCCCTCGCTCTTCGCCCATGGCTACTATGTCGAGACCGAGGCCGTGCTGACGGCGCTCGACAAGGTCGGCGGCGATCTCTCCGGCGGCCAGAAGAAGTTCCGCGACACGCTGGCGGCGCTCGAGATCGACACGCCGACCGGCAAGGTCCATCTCGACAAGAACCGCAACGGCATCGCCGACATCTTCCTGACCGAGGTGGCGGTCGGCTCCGACGGCAAGCTCTACAACAAGGTGGTCCGCGTCATCCCGCAGGTGCCGCAGACCATGGGCATGGACGAGGCCGCCTTCCTGGCCTTGGGCCCGGCCACCCGCGACAACCCGTCCTGCCCGTAA
- a CDS encoding ABC transporter ATP-binding protein has product MSETALRIAQAGAANALELRGVSRHFGALVALSNVSITVRAGERRAVLGANGAGKTTLFNAITGDFPPTAGRIRFFGEDVTQLPAHERIRRGLRRTYQTSMLFKGLSVLDSLYLAARGVSRGRFSFVRQNERDPSLQAAREMLHAVHLDHLADTPVADLAHGQQRQLEVGMALAGAPRFILFDEPAAGLSPVERRELVQILRALPAHIGYIIIEHDLDVALRVVESVSVMHNGALFKEGTPDEIQNDADVQRIYLGGAHG; this is encoded by the coding sequence ATGAGCGAGACCGCGCTCCGGATTGCGCAGGCGGGCGCCGCGAATGCCCTCGAGCTTCGCGGCGTCTCCCGCCATTTCGGTGCGCTGGTCGCGCTCAGCAATGTCAGCATCACGGTGCGCGCCGGCGAGCGGCGGGCCGTGCTGGGGGCGAACGGCGCGGGCAAGACCACGCTGTTCAACGCCATCACGGGCGATTTCCCGCCCACCGCTGGCCGCATCCGCTTCTTCGGCGAGGACGTGACGCAGCTCCCGGCCCATGAGCGGATCCGCCGGGGCCTGCGCCGCACCTACCAGACCTCGATGCTGTTCAAGGGCCTCTCGGTTCTGGACAGCCTCTATCTCGCGGCCCGCGGCGTATCGCGCGGCCGCTTCTCCTTCGTGCGCCAGAACGAACGCGACCCCTCGCTGCAGGCGGCGCGCGAGATGCTGCATGCGGTGCATCTCGATCATCTGGCCGACACGCCGGTGGCCGACCTCGCCCATGGGCAGCAGCGCCAGCTCGAGGTCGGCATGGCGCTGGCGGGCGCCCCGCGCTTCATCCTGTTCGACGAGCCGGCGGCGGGCCTCTCGCCGGTCGAGCGGCGCGAGCTGGTCCAGATCCTGCGGGCGCTGCCCGCCCATATCGGCTACATCATCATCGAGCACGATCTCGACGTGGCGCTGCGCGTCGTCGAATCCGTGTCGGTCATGCATAACGGCGCGCTCTTCAAGGAAGGCACGCCGGACGAGATCCAGAACGACGCCGACGTGCAACGCATCTATCTCGGAGGCGCCCATGGCTGA
- a CDS encoding ABC transporter permease — translation MAEAWNAPETPAAKPAKSDTPALVVQDLHVYYGPSHVLQGVDINLPSGVFAIVGRNGMGKTTLCRTIMGLTPATRGSIKVHGQELLGRAPNDIVNAGVGYVPQGRRVWPSLTVDEHLRLAARSGRKGTWTVERIYEAFPRLTERKRNGGGQLSGGEQQMLAIGRALLANPSLLVMDEPTEGLAPVIVQQVERMLRRLADEGEISVLLIEQNIGVATQVASRVGIMVNGRLLREMPAAELAADRELQQRLLGMATHGEEPEPEAPAPEAEAESAEPATRMFRVRRQDNSEAVEASPLTEAVFTIDRAPTRWSAGNPLMEPPATAEPEAPVPMAEPEPAAALSQVPVARIAGRSAYVAGTFDTKGRELGFIANKLQRLGLRVVTVDLSTSQRPSPADVGPAEVARFHPKGTGAVFTNDRGSAVANMAEAFARFVLSRRDLGGLISAGGSGGTALATRAMQALPVGVPKIMVSTVASGDVRRYVGPSDICMIYSVTDVQGINHISEQVLSNAAHAMAGMIAHRNDGREATATKPAIGLTMFGLTTPCVQLVTKALEHRFDCLVFHATGTGGQSMEKLADSGLLAGLIDSTTTEIADLFMGGVFSAGEDRLGAVIRTGLPYVGSVGALDMVNFGPMETVPEKYKGRKFHIHNPSVTLMRTTPEENAEMGRWIAEKLNRCSGPVRFLLPEGGVSGIDAPGQPFWDPAADKALYDAIERHLVKSERRRLIRLPFHINEPGFASALVANFLEIVGPAAGSPQHHHAPQQMATA, via the coding sequence ATGGCTGAGGCCTGGAACGCGCCCGAGACGCCCGCGGCGAAGCCGGCGAAGAGCGACACGCCGGCGCTCGTCGTCCAGGATCTCCATGTCTATTACGGGCCTTCGCACGTGCTGCAGGGGGTGGATATCAACCTGCCCTCGGGCGTCTTCGCCATCGTCGGGCGCAACGGCATGGGCAAGACCACGCTCTGCCGCACCATCATGGGCCTGACCCCGGCCACGCGCGGCAGCATCAAGGTGCACGGGCAGGAGCTGCTGGGCCGGGCGCCCAACGACATCGTCAATGCCGGCGTCGGCTATGTGCCGCAGGGCCGCCGGGTTTGGCCCTCGCTCACGGTCGACGAGCATCTGCGCCTGGCGGCGCGCTCGGGCCGCAAGGGAACCTGGACGGTCGAGCGCATCTACGAGGCTTTCCCGCGCCTGACCGAGCGCAAGCGCAATGGCGGCGGCCAGCTCTCGGGCGGCGAGCAGCAGATGCTCGCCATCGGCAGGGCACTCCTCGCCAACCCCTCGCTCCTGGTGATGGACGAGCCGACCGAGGGCCTCGCCCCCGTCATCGTGCAGCAGGTGGAACGGATGCTGCGCCGGCTCGCCGACGAGGGCGAGATCTCGGTGCTGCTGATCGAGCAGAATATCGGCGTCGCGACCCAGGTCGCGAGCCGCGTCGGCATCATGGTCAACGGCCGGCTGCTGCGCGAGATGCCGGCCGCGGAGCTGGCGGCCGATCGCGAGCTGCAGCAGCGGCTGCTCGGCATGGCGACCCATGGCGAGGAACCGGAGCCCGAGGCGCCGGCACCCGAGGCCGAGGCGGAATCAGCCGAACCCGCCACCCGGATGTTCCGTGTCCGCCGCCAGGACAACAGCGAGGCGGTCGAGGCGAGCCCGCTGACCGAGGCGGTCTTCACCATCGATCGCGCGCCCACGCGCTGGTCGGCCGGCAACCCGCTGATGGAGCCGCCGGCCACGGCCGAGCCCGAAGCGCCGGTACCGATGGCCGAGCCCGAGCCGGCCGCGGCCTTGAGCCAGGTGCCGGTCGCCCGCATCGCCGGGCGCTCGGCCTATGTCGCCGGCACCTTCGACACCAAGGGTCGCGAGCTGGGCTTCATCGCCAACAAGCTGCAGCGGCTGGGCCTGCGTGTCGTCACGGTCGATCTCTCCACCAGCCAGCGTCCCTCGCCCGCCGATGTCGGCCCCGCCGAGGTGGCGCGCTTCCATCCCAAAGGCACGGGCGCCGTCTTCACCAACGATCGCGGCAGCGCCGTCGCCAACATGGCCGAGGCTTTCGCCCGCTTCGTGCTGTCGCGTCGCGATCTGGGCGGCCTCATCTCGGCCGGCGGCTCGGGCGGCACGGCGCTCGCGACGCGGGCGATGCAGGCGCTGCCCGTGGGCGTGCCCAAGATCATGGTCTCGACGGTGGCCTCGGGCGATGTGCGCCGCTATGTCGGCCCCTCCGACATCTGCATGATCTATTCGGTCACCGACGTGCAGGGCATCAACCACATCTCCGAGCAGGTGCTCTCCAACGCCGCCCATGCCATGGCCGGCATGATCGCGCACCGCAATGACGGGCGCGAGGCGACCGCGACCAAGCCCGCCATCGGCCTCACCATGTTCGGCCTGACCACGCCCTGCGTGCAACTCGTCACCAAGGCATTGGAGCATCGCTTCGACTGCCTGGTGTTCCATGCGACCGGTACCGGCGGCCAATCGATGGAGAAGCTCGCCGATTCCGGCCTGCTCGCGGGCCTCATCGACAGCACCACCACCGAGATCGCCGATCTCTTCATGGGCGGCGTGTTCTCGGCGGGCGAGGACCGGCTGGGTGCCGTGATCCGCACCGGCCTGCCCTATGTCGGCTCGGTCGGCGCGCTCGACATGGTGAATTTCGGCCCGATGGAAACCGTGCCTGAGAAATACAAGGGCCGGAAGTTCCATATCCACAATCCGAGCGTGACCCTGATGCGCACCACGCCCGAGGAGAATGCGGAGATGGGGCGCTGGATCGCGGAGAAGCTCAACCGCTGCAGCGGGCCGGTGCGTTTCCTCCTGCCCGAGGGCGGCGTCTCCGGCATCGACGCGCCGGGCCAGCCCTTCTGGGACCCGGCCGCGGACAAGGCGCTCTATGACGCGATCGAACGCCACCTGGTGAAGTCCGAGCGCCGCCGCCTGATCCGCCTGCCCTTCCACATCAACGAGCCGGGCTTTGCCTCAGCCCTGGTCGCGAACTTCCTCGAGATCGTCGGCCCCGCCGCCGGCTCTCCTCAACACCATCATGCCCCGCAACAGATGGCCACGGCCTGA
- a CDS encoding phosphoenolpyruvate hydrolase family protein, with protein MARPDRKKLLDRFQGMAKRGEPIVGGGAGTGLSAKCEEAGGIDLIVIYNSGRYRMAGRGSLAGLLAYGNANEIVVEMAREVLPVVKHTPVLAGVNGTDPFCLFDPFLDELKRLGFAGVQNFPTVGLIDGTFRANLEETGMGYGLEVDMIRLAREKDLLTTPYVFSAEEARAMTKAGADIIVCHMGLTTGGAIGAETALTLNDCVPKINEWAEAARRIRKDVLVLCHGGPIAMPADAEYILKNCPGCNGFYGASSMERLPTEIALTEQTRQFKAIAAGKGGGAGKTAKRR; from the coding sequence ATGGCACGACCCGACCGCAAGAAACTGCTGGACCGCTTCCAGGGCATGGCGAAGCGCGGCGAGCCCATCGTGGGCGGCGGGGCCGGCACCGGGCTTTCGGCCAAATGCGAGGAAGCCGGCGGCATCGACCTCATCGTCATCTACAATTCCGGCCGCTACCGCATGGCGGGCCGCGGCTCGCTCGCCGGCCTCCTCGCCTACGGCAACGCCAACGAGATCGTGGTCGAGATGGCGCGCGAGGTTCTGCCGGTGGTCAAGCACACACCGGTGCTGGCCGGCGTCAACGGCACCGATCCCTTCTGCCTGTTCGACCCCTTCCTCGACGAGCTGAAGCGGCTGGGCTTCGCCGGCGTGCAGAACTTCCCGACCGTCGGCCTGATCGACGGCACCTTCCGCGCCAATCTCGAGGAAACGGGCATGGGCTACGGGCTCGAGGTCGACATGATCCGGCTTGCCCGCGAGAAGGACCTGCTGACGACGCCCTATGTCTTCAGCGCCGAGGAGGCCCGCGCCATGACCAAGGCCGGCGCCGACATCATCGTCTGTCACATGGGCCTGACGACCGGCGGCGCCATCGGCGCCGAGACGGCGCTGACGCTGAACGATTGCGTGCCCAAGATCAACGAATGGGCCGAGGCCGCGCGCAGGATCCGCAAGGATGTGCTGGTGCTCTGCCATGGCGGCCCGATCGCCATGCCGGCCGACGCCGAATACATCCTCAAGAACTGCCCCGGCTGCAATGGATTCTACGGCGCCTCCTCGATGGAGCGGCTGCCGACCGAGATCGCGCTTACCGAACAAACCCGCCAATTCAAGGCCATCGCCGCCGGCAAGGGCGGCGGGGCCGGGAAGACGGCGAAGCGGCGCTGA
- a CDS encoding flotillin family protein produces the protein MSGETLGWIVFWVIVIAILIAIGIWAMNRLYRRSSKETSFVRTGLGGQKVVVNGGAFVLPIVHEVTPVNMNTLRLEVRRGRDSALITKDRMRVDVVAEFYVRAQAQPAAIAAAAQTLGRRTMQPESLKELVEGKFIDALRSVAAEMTMEHLHEKRGEYVKRVRQAVAEDLLQNGLELESVSLTGLDQTNMEFFNPSNAFDAEGLTRLTEEIERRKKIRNDIEQDTLVQIRNKNLEAERVQLDIDRESEYARLEQQREVETRRAAQQADLARERAVRERESEEARIQSRLEIERARIAQERALDEERIVRERETQRLEVERRKALELAEQERAIAIAAKSKTQSEAQAEAELARAKAVAAEEKVFSARETEIAERRKQIEVIAAQQEAEREGIRVRLQAEAERAAAADQAAAARMLAEGEAESDKIRALAAKLRYEIEAEGKRMMNESLNVLSPEARASEARLRIIDRIEGIIRESVKPMENIEGIKILHVDGLGGGGSGPVAGGEAPQNFADSVVNSALRYRAQAPLVDTLLKEIGLQGGDIGQVAKMLEKAGPKEK, from the coding sequence ATGTCTGGAGAAACGCTCGGTTGGATCGTCTTCTGGGTCATCGTGATCGCGATCCTGATCGCGATCGGGATCTGGGCCATGAACCGCCTCTATCGGCGCTCCTCGAAGGAGACCTCCTTCGTGCGCACCGGCCTCGGCGGCCAGAAGGTCGTGGTCAATGGTGGCGCCTTCGTGCTGCCCATCGTCCATGAGGTGACGCCGGTCAACATGAACACGCTGCGGCTCGAGGTCCGGCGCGGACGCGACAGCGCGCTCATCACCAAGGACCGCATGCGCGTCGACGTGGTGGCCGAGTTCTATGTCCGCGCCCAGGCGCAGCCGGCCGCGATCGCCGCCGCCGCCCAGACGCTGGGCCGGCGCACCATGCAGCCCGAATCGCTCAAGGAGCTGGTCGAGGGCAAATTCATCGATGCGCTCCGCTCGGTCGCGGCCGAGATGACGATGGAGCATCTCCACGAGAAGCGCGGCGAGTATGTGAAGCGGGTGCGCCAGGCCGTGGCCGAGGACCTGCTGCAGAACGGCCTCGAGCTCGAGAGCGTGTCCCTGACCGGCCTCGACCAGACCAACATGGAGTTCTTCAACCCCTCGAACGCCTTCGACGCCGAGGGCCTGACCCGGCTGACCGAGGAGATCGAGCGGCGCAAGAAGATCCGCAACGACATCGAGCAGGACACGCTGGTCCAGATCCGCAACAAGAACCTGGAGGCCGAACGGGTCCAGCTCGATATCGATCGCGAGAGCGAATATGCCAGGCTCGAGCAGCAGCGCGAGGTCGAGACGCGCCGGGCGGCCCAGCAGGCCGACCTCGCCCGCGAGCGCGCGGTGCGCGAGCGCGAATCCGAGGAGGCCCGCATCCAGTCGCGGCTCGAGATCGAGCGCGCCCGGATCGCCCAGGAGCGGGCGCTCGACGAGGAGCGGATCGTGCGCGAGCGCGAGACGCAGCGGCTCGAGGTCGAGCGGCGCAAGGCGCTCGAGCTCGCCGAGCAGGAGCGCGCCATCGCCATCGCCGCCAAGTCGAAGACGCAATCGGAGGCGCAGGCCGAAGCCGAGCTCGCCCGCGCCAAGGCGGTGGCGGCGGAGGAAAAGGTCTTCTCCGCGCGCGAGACCGAGATCGCCGAGCGGCGCAAGCAGATCGAGGTGATCGCGGCCCAGCAGGAAGCCGAGCGCGAGGGCATCCGGGTGCGGCTCCAGGCCGAGGCCGAACGGGCCGCGGCGGCCGATCAGGCGGCAGCAGCGAGGATGCTGGCCGAGGGCGAGGCCGAATCCGACAAGATCCGGGCATTGGCCGCCAAGCTGCGCTACGAGATCGAGGCCGAGGGCAAGCGCATGATGAACGAATCGCTCAACGTGCTCTCGCCCGAGGCCCGTGCCTCCGAGGCGCGGCTGCGGATCATCGACCGGATCGAGGGCATCATCCGCGAGAGCGTCAAGCCGATGGAGAACATCGAGGGCATCAAGATCCTCCATGTCGACGGGCTGGGAGGGGGCGGCAGCGGACCGGTTGCCGGCGGCGAGGCGCCCCAGAATTTCGCGGATTCGGTCGTCAACTCGGCGCTGCGCTACCGCGCCCAGGCGCCGCTGGTCGACACGCTGCTGAAGGAGATCGGCCTCCAGGGCGGCGATATCGGCCAGGTCGCCAAGATGCTGGAGAAGGCCGGGCCGAAGGAGAAATGA
- a CDS encoding SRPBCC family protein, with amino-acid sequence MVKVYTSSVIDAPADRVWTTIRDFNALPAWHPGIADSRIEGNQPSDKVGCIRNFNLKSGGNIREQLLALSDYDYVCTYSILASPMGVENYIATLKLSPITDGNRTYAEWTAEFDCDPAREKQLAQDIGQGVFQGGFDALKRRFPAGR; translated from the coding sequence ATGGTGAAGGTCTATACCTCGAGCGTGATCGATGCGCCGGCCGACCGGGTCTGGACGACGATCCGAGATTTCAACGCGCTGCCGGCCTGGCATCCCGGCATCGCCGACAGCCGCATCGAGGGCAACCAGCCGAGCGACAAGGTCGGCTGCATCCGCAACTTCAACCTCAAGAGCGGCGGCAATATCCGCGAGCAGCTCCTGGCGCTCTCGGACTACGACTATGTCTGCACCTACTCGATCCTGGCCTCGCCCATGGGGGTCGAGAACTACATCGCGACCCTGAAGCTCTCGCCCATCACCGACGGCAACCGCACCTATGCGGAATGGACCGCCGAGTTCGACTGCGACCCTGCGCGCGAGAAGCAGCTCGCGCAGGATATCGGCCAGGGTGTGTTCCAAGGCGGCTTCGACGCGCTGAAACGGCGCTTCCCGGCGGGACGCTGA
- a CDS encoding SRPBCC family protein, with the protein MTKVRRSTIIDAPVDQVWGFLRDFNGHERWHPAVAESRIEGGRAADMIGAVRRFKLKDGALLREQLLTLSDRDRRFTYCILESPIPLIGYVSTVELKPVTDGNRTFWDWRCEFRSPPGEESELTALVGEQIYEAGFDAVKRAFNQPVTPRLRTDGAAGSAVSRAAVAGSGAAMTGHAIILDRHGGPETLAWQEVSVPPPAAGEIRLRHTAVGVNFIDVYCRTGYFPFVTPPGGIGMEGAGIVLDIGAGVTAFAPGDRVAYAGPPVGAYAEIRNIPTDLIVPLPAAIGDETAAAAMLKGMTAEFLLHRCQKVKEGDIVLVHAASGGVGSLLSQWASHIGATVIGTVGSRDKARLALAHGCAHPIVTSEEDFVARVMAVTGGRGADVIYDAIGGDNLNRSFEALATRGHIVSFGQAAGPLEPLDIAGFASKSAMISRPNYGHYAGTPEQVRAASARLFAAIERGILKVEIGQRFPLRDAAEAHRRLEARETTGSTVLLP; encoded by the coding sequence ATGACCAAGGTCCGCCGCTCCACCATCATCGATGCGCCGGTCGACCAGGTCTGGGGGTTCCTGCGCGACTTCAACGGGCATGAGCGCTGGCATCCGGCGGTGGCGGAAAGCCGGATCGAGGGCGGCCGCGCCGCCGACATGATCGGTGCGGTGCGCCGTTTCAAGCTCAAGGATGGGGCCCTGCTGCGCGAGCAGCTCCTGACCCTCTCCGACCGCGACCGCCGCTTCACCTATTGCATCCTGGAATCGCCGATCCCGCTCATCGGCTATGTCTCGACCGTCGAGCTCAAGCCCGTGACCGATGGGAACCGCACCTTTTGGGATTGGCGCTGCGAGTTCCGCAGCCCGCCCGGCGAGGAATCCGAGCTCACCGCGCTGGTGGGCGAGCAGATCTACGAGGCGGGTTTCGACGCGGTGAAGCGCGCCTTCAACCAGCCGGTGACGCCGCGCCTGCGCACCGATGGTGCCGCCGGGAGTGCCGTCTCACGCGCGGCCGTCGCCGGGAGCGGCGCCGCGATGACGGGCCACGCGATCATCCTCGATCGCCATGGCGGGCCGGAGACTCTCGCCTGGCAGGAGGTCTCCGTGCCGCCGCCGGCCGCGGGCGAGATCCGCCTGCGCCACACCGCGGTCGGCGTGAACTTCATCGATGTCTATTGCCGCACCGGCTATTTCCCCTTCGTGACGCCGCCGGGCGGGATCGGCATGGAGGGGGCTGGCATCGTGCTCGACATCGGTGCCGGCGTGACCGCCTTCGCCCCCGGCGACCGCGTCGCCTATGCCGGCCCGCCGGTGGGCGCCTATGCCGAGATCCGCAACATCCCCACCGACCTCATCGTGCCGCTGCCGGCCGCGATCGGCGACGAAACAGCCGCCGCCGCGATGCTCAAGGGCATGACCGCCGAGTTCCTGCTGCACCGCTGCCAAAAGGTGAAGGAAGGCGACATCGTCCTGGTCCATGCGGCCTCGGGCGGCGTGGGCAGCCTGCTCTCGCAATGGGCGAGCCATATCGGCGCCACCGTGATCGGCACGGTCGGCAGCCGCGACAAGGCGCGCCTCGCGCTCGCCCATGGCTGCGCCCACCCGATCGTCACGTCGGAGGAGGATTTCGTCGCCCGCGTGATGGCGGTCACGGGCGGCCGCGGCGCCGACGTGATCTATGACGCGATCGGCGGCGACAATCTCAACCGCTCCTTCGAGGCGCTCGCCACGCGCGGCCATATCGTCTCCTTCGGCCAGGCCGCAGGGCCGCTCGAGCCGCTCGATATCGCGGGCTTCGCCTCCAAATCGGCCATGATCTCGCGCCCCAATTACGGCCACTATGCCGGCACGCCGGAGCAGGTGCGCGCCGCGAGCGCCCGGCTCTTCGCCGCGATCGAGCGCGGCATCCTGAAGGTGGAGATCGGCCAGCGCTTTCCCTTACGCGACGCGGCCGAGGCGCACCGGCGGCTGGAAGCGCGCGAGACGACGGGGTCGACGGTGCTGCTGCCGTAG
- a CDS encoding type II toxin-antitoxin system TacA family antitoxin — MADTKGSINLRIEANTRQLIDDAAAILGKTRTEFMIESARRQAIDVLLDQRLFTLEPERYDAFMHALDNPPAPGPKLRSLLRRAPAWKK; from the coding sequence GTGGCCGATACGAAGGGTAGCATCAACCTACGTATCGAGGCCAATACGCGCCAACTCATTGACGATGCGGCGGCAATACTCGGCAAGACGCGCACCGAGTTTATGATTGAGAGCGCCCGGCGGCAGGCAATTGACGTGTTGCTCGACCAACGGCTCTTCACACTGGAGCCCGAGCGCTACGATGCCTTCATGCATGCGCTCGATAATCCTCCAGCGCCGGGACCGAAGCTGCGTTCGCTACTGCGCCGGGCTCCGGCATGGAAGAAGTAA
- a CDS encoding GNAT family N-acetyltransferase — protein MEEVTNKPGKSEPRLSAPLPLTAAHDLSAFDCGEPALNDWLQNRALKNESRFSRTYVVCEENRVVAYFCISAGAIERSAAPGKIRRNAPDTIPVSVIGRLAVSRGHAGKGLGADILSDALHRIAIASQSIGIGAVLVHAKDDAAKRFYLKCAEFIEYPADSRTLFLPIETVVAAFS, from the coding sequence ATGGAAGAAGTAACGAACAAGCCAGGGAAGTCAGAGCCTCGACTTTCCGCTCCTCTCCCCCTCACCGCTGCACACGACCTCTCAGCCTTCGATTGCGGCGAGCCCGCACTGAACGACTGGCTGCAGAATCGCGCCCTGAAGAATGAAAGTCGATTCTCGCGAACTTATGTCGTCTGCGAAGAGAACCGAGTGGTCGCCTACTTCTGCATCTCCGCTGGCGCTATTGAACGCTCGGCAGCGCCAGGCAAAATCCGACGCAACGCCCCCGATACGATACCGGTATCCGTTATCGGGCGGCTCGCCGTCAGTCGCGGTCACGCGGGAAAAGGACTTGGCGCCGACATTCTTTCAGATGCTCTACACCGCATCGCCATCGCCTCCCAAAGCATCGGAATCGGCGCAGTACTCGTCCATGCCAAGGATGATGCAGCGAAGCGGTTCTATCTGAAGTGCGCGGAATTCATCGAATATCCGGCCGATAGCCGGACCCTGTTTCTCCCTATTGAAACCGTGGTCGCAGCGTTCAGTTAA